The genomic stretch CGACGACGCGGCGCGCGCGGTCCGCCAGCTGGCCGACCGCAACATCATCGTCGACCACCGCGCCGACTACGTGCGAGTTTCGCCCCACTTCTACAACACGCCGGACGAGAGCCGGATGTTCATCGAGGCGCTGCGCCAGGTCTGAACAGCATCGCACGGACACACGGAGGGCACGGAGGAACGGCAGCCCTCCGCCCTTCCTCCGTGCCCTCCGTGTGAAACCGCCGGTCGTGCCTGCCTCGAAGGGCGATTCTCGTCGGTCCTCCCCCGGCGCGCGAAAAGCCGCGCCCGGCGCGGGTCAGAGCGGCCCCGTGCTGGGCCAGAACGCCGTGCACACCGTGCCTTGGCACGCACGGGCCTGGTAGCGGTACTGCGCCCCGGCCGTCAGCCCCTCGTCCGTATAGCCGCCGGACGCGGGCGCCACGCTCGCCACCGCCTCGAAGGCCGTGTAGGTGCCGTCCTCCTGCCGCCGCCGCCGCTGGATCTCCACTCGATCGCCCCCCGTGGGGTTGATCGTCCACGTGACCGCCACGGAGGTGGGAGCAACGCGCGTGTAGGTGGCCCGCAGCTCGGCGGTGGTACGCGGCGGCGAGGTCACGGCCGCGGAGCAGCCCACGCTGTTGCACGCCCGCAGCTGGTACTGGAACGCCGTCCACGACGCCAGCCCCTGCTCCGTGTAGGACGTGCTGTTGCGCGGCAGCTCGGCCACCGGCGAGTAGGCGCCGAAGCCGCTTCCGGTGCTGGCGCGCCGCGTGAGGCGGTACAGGCCCTCGTTGTCGCTCACGTCCTCCCAGCTCGTCTGCAGCGTGTGCACGCCGTACTGGTTGATGGCCAGCGCCGGGGGTGCGGCTGGCGGCCCGGCGTTCACCAGGGCTTCCACCAGCGAGGTGTTGCAGCCCAGGCCGTTGCAGGTGCTCACCTCGTACTGATAGGTGGCGCCGCCGGTGAGCCCCGTGTCGGTGTACGCCGCGGGCTCGGCGGGCACCTCCACCGTCGCCTGCACCGGCCCCAGGGTACCGTCGCCGCCGCGCTGCCGGCGCGCGATGCGCAGGTAGGTGGGCACGGTGGGGCCTGGCGTCCAGACCAGCTCCAGCGCCGTGGGCGACACCGTCTGCACGCGCAGCACCGGCGACGTGGGGATGGCCACGGGCACCTCGACCACCACGGGATCCGACCACGCGGTACAGAAGCTCCCGTTGCAGGCGCGCACCCGGAACTCGTAGCTCACCCCGGGGGCCACGCCCACCGTGTCTACGAAGCGCTCCACCGGGTACCCCTCCGGCGCGCCCGGCACCTGCCCCGCCGGGGCGAACGTCGCCCCCGAGTCGGCGGTGCGCCGCTGCACCTCGTAGCGGTCCTGGCCCAGGGCGAGGGAGCCGCGTATCCAGCCGACGTGGTTCCGCGCTGGGGAGTAGCGTGTGCCGTGCAGCGCCACCGGGAGACGGGACATCGTCACCACCGCGCTGGTGGGCGACGTGGAGCAGCCGCCGGCGTTGCAGGCCTGCACCCGGTAGCGGTACGCCACCCAGGGCGACGCGCCCACCGAGTCCACGTGATAGGTGACGTTGCCCGAGCGCTCCGCCACCGGCTCGAAGGGGCCGAAGCCCTCGCCCGTGTCCCGGCTGCGAACGACGCGGAAGGAGGCCTCGTCGCTGCTGACGTCGCTCCAGGTTACGATCACCTCGTGCGCCGAGGTGCCGAGCGGGCCCGCGTGGATGGCGCCTGGCGCCACGGGCGCGGGACCCACCACCAGCGCCACGTCGCCCGAGGTGCGCCGGGCGCATCCGCCACCGCCGCACGCGCTCACGCGGTACTCGTACGTTTCTCCGGAAACCAGGCCGGCCGAGTCCCGGAGCGAGAGCCGCTCCGCCGCCAGCTCACCCAGCGGCTGGTACTCGCCATACCCCCCGTCGCCGTTGCGCTGCCGGCGCTCCACGAGGTAGTAGCGCGGCGCCGGCCCCGTGCCGGCCGTCCAGGCGAGCGCGATCACCCCGGCGCGCGCCACGGCGCCGTACACGCTTCCAGGGGCCGCCGGCACCGGGCCGGGCAGGACGTACGCGGTGCGCACCCACAGCGAGCACGCCGCGCCGTTGCACGCGCGCAGGCGGTAGCGGTACTTGCCCGTGGGCTCCACCCCCACGCTGTCCATGTGCGACGTGGCGGTGGCCGGGACCTGCGCGATCACCTTGGGCTCCGTGACGGTGCCCGGACCCAGCCACTCGCGCCGCTCTACGTCCACGTGCGTGGCGCCGGGGGGGAGCCACAGCCAGGCGAGCCGCACCCGGGTGGGCGCCCACCGCGCCCACTCCACTCCCGCGGGCGGGCGTGCCACCGTGACGATCTCGCTGTTCATCTTGGCGGTGCACACGGTTCCGTGGCAGGGCCGCACCTGGTACTGGTACAGGGTCCAGGGGGCCAGGCCC from Longimicrobium sp. encodes the following:
- a CDS encoding fibronectin type III domain-containing protein, yielding MASPRSFRGITLALLAGILYGCDGTPPLTAIEPLSCDPEECADALEAVSAADRLTALLSDDGSRIHLAWPDTSSTETTFRVYRRVAAVDGSHPPFQVLADVPANSVGFADSVGLAPWTLYQYQVRPCHGTVCTAKMNSEIVTVARPPAGVEWARWAPTRVRLAWLWLPPGATHVDVERREWLGPGTVTEPKVIAQVPATATSHMDSVGVEPTGKYRYRLRACNGAACSLWVRTAYVLPGPVPAAPGSVYGAVARAGVIALAWTAGTGPAPRYYLVERRQRNGDGGYGEYQPLGELAAERLSLRDSAGLVSGETYEYRVSACGGGGCARRTSGDVALVVGPAPVAPGAIHAGPLGTSAHEVIVTWSDVSSDEASFRVVRSRDTGEGFGPFEPVAERSGNVTYHVDSVGASPWVAYRYRVQACNAGGCSTSPTSAVVTMSRLPVALHGTRYSPARNHVGWIRGSLALGQDRYEVQRRTADSGATFAPAGQVPGAPEGYPVERFVDTVGVAPGVSYEFRVRACNGSFCTAWSDPVVVEVPVAIPTSPVLRVQTVSPTALELVWTPGPTVPTYLRIARRQRGGDGTLGPVQATVEVPAEPAAYTDTGLTGGATYQYEVSTCNGLGCNTSLVEALVNAGPPAAPPALAINQYGVHTLQTSWEDVSDNEGLYRLTRRASTGSGFGAYSPVAELPRNSTSYTEQGLASWTAFQYQLRACNSVGCSAAVTSPPRTTAELRATYTRVAPTSVAVTWTINPTGGDRVEIQRRRRQEDGTYTAFEAVASVAPASGGYTDEGLTAGAQYRYQARACQGTVCTAFWPSTGPL